A genomic window from Planococcus rifietoensis includes:
- the hflC gene encoding protease modulator HflC has protein sequence MDPKQPFGNSNTTDIFGNKNRAKKPREPREPINYRKYWKPILISTLVFFALLIVLTNTYVVKENEYRVVRQFGEVVKVQEDPGIKMKIPFIQSITTIPKYQMTYDVSEAEINTKDKKRILIDNYAVWRVTDPLSMISNAGTIVNAESRMEEFIYSVVRTELGQLDYDEIINDENSSRGSLNDTVTERVNELLNTDQYGIEVVDVRMKRTDLPAENEQAVFTRMISERDSTAQDYLSQGDARKREIEAQADREAQEVIATAKKEAALIEADGEAEAAQIYNESFSKDPEFYELYRSLESYSKTVGEDTVIIMPSDSPYARLLSGNLE, from the coding sequence ATGGATCCGAAACAGCCATTCGGCAATTCCAACACAACGGATATCTTCGGCAATAAAAATCGGGCCAAAAAACCGAGAGAACCGAGAGAACCGATCAATTACCGGAAATACTGGAAACCGATCCTCATCTCGACGCTTGTCTTTTTCGCATTGTTGATCGTGCTGACCAATACCTATGTCGTGAAGGAAAACGAATACCGCGTTGTCCGGCAGTTCGGCGAAGTCGTCAAAGTCCAGGAAGACCCGGGCATCAAGATGAAGATCCCGTTCATCCAAAGCATCACGACGATCCCGAAATACCAGATGACTTATGATGTATCGGAAGCGGAAATCAACACGAAAGACAAAAAGCGCATCTTGATCGATAATTACGCCGTCTGGCGAGTGACCGACCCGTTAAGCATGATTTCGAACGCCGGCACGATCGTCAATGCCGAATCGCGCATGGAGGAGTTTATTTATTCCGTCGTGCGCACCGAGCTTGGCCAGCTGGATTATGATGAAATCATCAACGACGAAAATTCCTCACGCGGCAGTTTGAATGACACGGTGACGGAAAGAGTCAATGAATTGCTCAACACAGATCAATACGGCATTGAAGTCGTCGATGTCCGCATGAAACGCACCGATTTACCGGCAGAAAACGAACAAGCCGTCTTTACACGGATGATCTCTGAGCGGGATTCGACTGCGCAGGATTACTTGTCGCAAGGCGATGCACGCAAGCGTGAAATCGAAGCGCAAGCGGACCGCGAAGCACAGGAAGTCATTGCGACCGCCAAAAAAGAAGCGGCTTTGATCGAAGCAGACGGGGAAGCGGAAGCTGCTCAGATCTACAACGAATCATTCTCGAAAGACCCTGAGTTTTATGAACTATACCGTTCACTCGAATCATATTCGAAAACGGTCGGTGAAGACACGGTCATCATCATGCCGTCGGATTCACCTTATGCAAGATTGTTATCCGGAAATCTGGAATAA
- a CDS encoding ATP-grasp domain-containing protein, whose product METKHPFLPIIVGTDMNAYNMAISFHEAYGIKPILIGKEPLSFTEMSSITETIEFDKKLSEPEHFADILIGMADKYRAPGKTLLLVGTNDLYVRLIIENAKVLREHYVFNYPNEALMNQLQMKANFYELCKEHGIDTPTTYFYDCSQDMPFDDSDMMYPVVVKPSNGIEYSRNNFEGQEKVYKVDSPKELFEVVQKIKASGYRDELIIQDFIPGDDTYMWDSVIYANSKGQTQLVTFAQVVLQEHTVTAIGNYTALITRFDKEMMQKLQHFLEAVGYTGFANFDLKYDSRDKKFKVFEVNIRQGRSSYYVTALGHNMAEYLVDDLIYKTDKPITYLNEDFLFTVVPKAVLRNFVQNQAVQKDIKRLIKEKKWGNPLFYKKDTHMKRKLYLFARQVNYYKKYKNNQW is encoded by the coding sequence ATGGAAACCAAACACCCATTTTTGCCGATTATCGTCGGCACCGATATGAATGCTTATAATATGGCGATTTCATTTCACGAAGCATACGGCATCAAGCCGATCTTGATTGGCAAAGAGCCATTGTCCTTTACGGAAATGAGCTCGATCACTGAAACCATCGAATTCGATAAGAAATTGTCCGAACCGGAACATTTCGCGGATATTTTAATCGGCATGGCAGACAAATACAGAGCTCCTGGCAAAACCTTATTGCTAGTTGGCACGAACGATTTATACGTGCGCTTGATCATTGAGAATGCTAAAGTACTGCGCGAGCATTATGTATTCAATTATCCGAACGAAGCATTGATGAACCAGCTGCAAATGAAAGCGAATTTCTACGAATTGTGCAAAGAGCACGGCATCGATACACCGACGACTTATTTTTACGACTGCAGCCAGGATATGCCGTTTGATGATAGCGATATGATGTATCCGGTTGTCGTCAAGCCAAGCAATGGCATCGAATACAGCCGCAATAATTTCGAAGGCCAGGAAAAAGTCTATAAAGTGGACAGTCCGAAAGAATTGTTTGAAGTTGTCCAGAAAATCAAGGCAAGCGGCTACCGTGATGAATTAATCATTCAGGATTTCATTCCAGGCGATGATACATATATGTGGGATTCCGTCATCTATGCCAATTCCAAAGGGCAGACACAATTGGTGACGTTCGCGCAAGTTGTCTTGCAGGAGCACACAGTGACAGCCATCGGCAATTACACGGCGCTCATCACGCGCTTCGATAAGGAAATGATGCAAAAGCTCCAGCACTTCCTCGAAGCGGTCGGCTATACCGGCTTCGCCAATTTCGATTTGAAGTACGATTCGCGCGACAAGAAGTTCAAGGTCTTCGAAGTGAATATTCGCCAAGGGCGCTCAAGCTATTACGTGACGGCGCTTGGCCATAACATGGCGGAGTACTTGGTCGATGATTTGATCTATAAAACAGACAAGCCGATCACGTATTTGAATGAAGATTTCCTGTTCACGGTCGTCCCCAAAGCGGTATTGCGCAACTTCGTCCAAAACCAGGCGGTCCAAAAAGACATCAAACGCTTGATCAAGGAAAAGAAATGGGGCAATCCGCTATTCTATAAAAAAGATACCCACATGAAGCGCAAACTGTATCTTTTTGCGCGCCAAGTGAATTATTATAAAAAATACAAAAACAATCAATGGTAA
- a CDS encoding MaoC family dehydratase, producing the protein MLLGKKRKLGRKIEDITVGEKLKLTEKVEDKDLLLYLGLTNDGNPLYIQHDFASTTSFEKPVVPNIMLTGIVTSAVSKYMPGPGSYICEQHLVFKKPVYHYATVDFLLEVADVDLRGNLVTIRVEGTDEEGAICIEGKIVAQPPKTSNKLTTQAMENF; encoded by the coding sequence GTGTTGCTCGGGAAAAAACGCAAGCTAGGCAGAAAGATTGAAGACATTACAGTCGGAGAGAAGTTGAAGCTGACCGAAAAGGTCGAAGACAAGGATTTGCTCTTGTATCTTGGCTTGACAAATGATGGAAATCCTTTGTATATCCAGCATGATTTTGCATCAACGACCAGTTTTGAAAAACCGGTCGTGCCGAACATCATGTTGACGGGAATCGTCACATCAGCGGTCTCCAAGTATATGCCAGGCCCGGGTTCGTATATTTGCGAACAGCATTTGGTTTTCAAAAAACCGGTCTATCATTATGCGACAGTCGATTTCCTATTGGAAGTGGCCGATGTAGACCTGAGAGGCAATTTGGTGACCATCCGTGTCGAAGGTACAGATGAAGAAGGCGCCATTTGCATAGAAGGAAAAATCGTGGCACAACCACCAAAGACTTCAAACAAATTGACAACGCAGGCGATGGAAAATTTCTAA
- the hflK gene encoding FtsH protease activity modulator HflK, whose protein sequence is MTTKRVLSIIGLSIAGILLLVAVFTSWYTVDESEQAVIITFGEAGEPVTESGLHFKMPWPIQKAEVMSKETYSLQFGYDQNEDGEVTAYDKETKMITGDENIVLTDLVVQWKITDPKKFLFNAENPREMLHDATSASIRSIIGSSLIDDALTSGKAEIEAETRDLLSSLIEEYDIGISVLAVKLQDVELPNEEVRAAFTNVTDARETMNTKINEANKYENQKRNEALGEKSAINSRAEAQKVERVEQATGDVAVFDKLYAEYEGNPEVTRQRLIMETLESVLPDAKLYIMNDDEGTMKYLPLGEMQTAVPPAAEEQTEEGGGN, encoded by the coding sequence ATGACTACGAAACGAGTGCTGTCGATTATCGGCTTATCGATTGCGGGCATACTGTTATTGGTCGCTGTTTTTACTTCCTGGTATACGGTTGATGAATCGGAGCAGGCAGTCATTATCACATTCGGTGAAGCAGGAGAGCCGGTTACGGAATCGGGGCTTCATTTCAAGATGCCTTGGCCAATCCAAAAAGCGGAAGTGATGTCAAAAGAAACGTACAGCCTTCAATTCGGCTATGACCAAAACGAGGATGGCGAAGTCACTGCATACGACAAAGAAACCAAGATGATCACAGGAGATGAAAACATCGTCCTGACAGATCTTGTCGTCCAGTGGAAAATTACCGACCCTAAAAAATTCCTCTTCAATGCGGAAAATCCGCGGGAAATGCTTCACGATGCCACTTCAGCTTCCATCCGCTCGATCATCGGAAGTTCCTTGATCGATGACGCCTTGACTTCAGGGAAAGCGGAAATCGAAGCAGAGACACGCGACTTGCTATCATCACTAATCGAAGAATACGATATCGGCATTTCTGTCTTGGCGGTCAAGCTTCAGGATGTGGAGCTGCCGAACGAAGAAGTCCGCGCAGCGTTCACGAACGTGACGGACGCCAGGGAAACGATGAACACAAAGATCAATGAAGCGAATAAATACGAAAATCAAAAACGCAACGAAGCCTTGGGTGAGAAATCAGCCATTAATTCACGGGCAGAAGCTCAGAAAGTCGAACGAGTGGAGCAGGCGACAGGAGACGTTGCGGTATTCGATAAACTGTATGCCGAATACGAAGGCAATCCGGAAGTGACCAGGCAGCGCTTGATCATGGAAACTTTGGAGTCGGTGCTACCGGACGCCAAATTGTATATCATGAACGACGATGAAGGAACGATGAAGTATTTGCCGCTCGGCGAAATGCAAACTGCGGTACCGCCGGCAGCAGAAGAACAAACCGAAGAAGGGGGCGGCAACTGA
- the icd gene encoding NADP-dependent isocitrate dehydrogenase has protein sequence MTNGEKISVENGVLNVPNNAVIPFIIGDGTGPDIWNAASRVLEEAVNKAYNGEKSIVWKEVLAGQKAFDETGEWLPAETLDVIREYLIAIKGPLTTPIGGGIRSLNVALRQELDLYTCLRPVRYFEGVPSPVKRPEDTDMVIFRENTEDIYAGIEYANGSDEVKKLISFLTDEMGVKNIRFPESSGIGIKPISEEGTKRLVRSAINYALTEGRDSVTLVHKGNIMKFTEGAFKNWGYEVAEQEFGDKVFTWNEYDAIKDEKGTDAANKAQEDALASGKILVKDSIADIFLQQILTRPSEFDVVATMNLNGDYISDALAAQVGGIGIAPGANINYDTGHAIFEATHGTAPKYAGLDKVNPSSVILSGVLMLEHLGWSEAAKLITSSMEKTIASKVVTYDFARLMDGATEVKTSAFADELIKNM, from the coding sequence ATGACGAACGGCGAAAAAATCTCAGTAGAAAACGGCGTCTTGAACGTCCCTAATAACGCAGTCATCCCATTCATTATCGGTGACGGAACTGGACCAGATATCTGGAATGCAGCTTCTCGCGTACTTGAAGAAGCGGTAAACAAAGCTTATAACGGCGAAAAATCAATCGTCTGGAAAGAAGTTTTGGCTGGTCAAAAAGCGTTCGACGAAACTGGCGAATGGCTTCCAGCTGAAACTCTTGACGTAATCCGTGAATACTTGATCGCAATCAAAGGCCCGCTTACTACGCCAATCGGCGGCGGTATCCGTTCATTGAACGTGGCACTTCGCCAAGAGCTTGACCTTTACACTTGCTTGCGCCCTGTCCGTTATTTCGAAGGCGTGCCTTCACCGGTTAAACGCCCTGAAGATACAGATATGGTCATCTTCCGTGAAAACACTGAAGATATCTACGCTGGTATCGAATACGCTAACGGCAGCGACGAAGTGAAAAAATTGATCTCATTCCTTACTGATGAAATGGGCGTCAAAAACATCCGCTTCCCAGAATCATCAGGTATCGGCATCAAACCGATCTCTGAAGAAGGAACAAAACGCCTTGTGCGTTCTGCGATCAACTATGCGTTGACTGAAGGCCGCGACTCCGTAACGCTTGTCCATAAAGGGAACATCATGAAGTTCACTGAAGGAGCTTTCAAAAACTGGGGCTATGAAGTGGCTGAGCAAGAGTTTGGCGACAAAGTCTTCACATGGAACGAATACGATGCAATCAAAGACGAAAAAGGAACAGATGCTGCGAACAAAGCACAAGAAGACGCTTTGGCTTCAGGCAAGATCCTTGTTAAAGATTCCATCGCTGATATCTTCCTTCAGCAAATCCTTACACGCCCAAGCGAGTTCGACGTTGTTGCAACAATGAACTTGAACGGCGACTATATTTCCGATGCACTTGCTGCGCAAGTCGGCGGTATCGGTATCGCACCAGGCGCAAACATCAACTACGATACAGGACATGCAATTTTCGAAGCGACTCACGGTACTGCTCCGAAATACGCTGGCCTTGATAAAGTCAACCCATCTTCTGTTATCTTGTCAGGCGTCTTGATGCTTGAGCACCTTGGCTGGTCAGAAGCTGCGAAATTGATCACATCATCTATGGAAAAAACCATTGCGTCTAAAGTTGTCACTTATGACTTCGCTCGTCTAATGGACGGCGCGACAGAAGTGAAAACATCTGCATTCGCTGATGAACTAATTAAAAACATGTAA
- the citZ gene encoding citrate synthase, with the protein MTSSKGLEGVVATQSAISSIIDDTLTYVGYNIDDLADNASFEEVIYLLWHQRLPKADELAELKQQLADNMAVPQAVLDHFKTYDIKHVHPMAALRTAVSMLGLFDEEAEVMEDAANYRKAIKIQAKISTLVTAFGRIRAGKEPIQPKTDYSFAANFLYMLSGEEPKDIEVEAFNKALVLHADHELNASTFTARVAVATLSDVYSGVTAAIGALKGPLHGGANEQVMKMLTEIGSVDNVEPVIKEKLANKEKIMGFGHRVYQKGDPRAKHLREMSQKLTELRGESKWYDMSVKIEELVTSEKPLPPNVDFYSASVYHSLNIEHDLFTPIFAVSRASGWLAHILEQYSNNRLIRPRAEYIGPGMQTYVPVEER; encoded by the coding sequence ATGACATCATCAAAAGGTTTAGAAGGTGTAGTCGCAACACAATCGGCGATCAGTTCGATCATCGATGATACCCTTACATACGTCGGCTACAATATCGACGATCTGGCGGACAACGCCAGCTTCGAAGAAGTAATCTACCTCTTGTGGCACCAGCGTTTGCCGAAGGCAGACGAACTCGCGGAGCTGAAACAGCAGCTCGCGGACAACATGGCGGTACCGCAAGCGGTGCTCGACCACTTCAAGACATACGACATCAAGCACGTCCATCCAATGGCGGCACTGCGCACAGCGGTCTCCATGCTCGGCCTCTTCGACGAAGAAGCGGAAGTGATGGAAGATGCGGCGAACTACCGCAAAGCGATCAAAATCCAGGCGAAGATCTCGACGCTCGTGACGGCCTTCGGCCGCATCCGCGCCGGCAAAGAACCGATCCAGCCGAAAACGGATTACAGCTTCGCAGCGAACTTCCTGTACATGCTGTCTGGCGAAGAGCCAAAAGACATCGAAGTCGAAGCGTTCAATAAAGCGCTTGTGCTTCACGCAGACCACGAACTGAACGCTTCGACGTTCACGGCGCGTGTCGCAGTGGCTACTTTGTCGGATGTCTATTCCGGCGTGACAGCAGCGATCGGCGCTTTGAAAGGCCCACTTCATGGCGGCGCCAACGAGCAAGTGATGAAGATGCTCACAGAAATCGGATCGGTCGACAACGTCGAGCCGGTCATCAAAGAAAAACTGGCGAACAAAGAGAAAATCATGGGCTTCGGCCACCGTGTCTACCAAAAAGGCGACCCGCGTGCGAAGCATTTGCGCGAAATGTCGCAAAAGCTCACTGAGCTTCGCGGCGAATCGAAATGGTATGACATGTCCGTGAAAATCGAAGAATTGGTAACGAGCGAAAAACCGCTTCCGCCAAACGTCGATTTCTACTCGGCTTCGGTCTATCACTCGTTGAACATCGAGCATGATTTGTTCACGCCGATCTTCGCGGTCTCCCGTGCGTCGGGCTGGCTCGCGCACATCCTGGAGCAATACTCGAACAACCGCCTGATCCGCCCGCGTGCGGAATACATCGGGCCTGGCATGCAAACTTACGTGCCGGTTGAAGAACGTTAA
- the pnpS gene encoding two-component system histidine kinase PnpS: MTFRRRLLISLLLWIGTLLIGLYLIVLQFLPLYEEAANKSAVWLALGLIFLVGLGASAVIGNRIIRLQVEPVENATATAVELVKGNYRARAYESDAQGSLELNKTINVLARNLQEVATVRLMEQERLKTLIENMGSALIMIDRQGTISLVNRAFLEETGLSSDAVLGSLYREISIAPELKSFIETVFMTETRSRDQIEFAEGLKMKNLDVYGAPVIGEHERWLGVVIVFHDITELKKLEQVRKDFVANVSHELRTPVTSIKGFSETLLDGAYQDTDTLLSFLEIIQTESNRLEMLINDLLNLSNMERSAFHIELEPTDMKAVIERAVETVHPKLAEKNISLELDLAPVIVNGDGNRLIQVIVNLLINACTYSQENTKVSLKLYAEGDQAIVEVEDQGIGIEASEIGRLFERFYRVDRARSRNSGGTGLGLSIVKHIIEAHHGNVEVESEVGVGTTFTVHLPLAEEI, translated from the coding sequence ATGACTTTCCGGCGCCGCTTGCTGATCTCCTTATTGCTATGGATCGGCACGCTGCTCATAGGGCTTTATTTGATCGTGCTCCAGTTTCTTCCTTTATATGAGGAGGCGGCCAATAAATCCGCCGTGTGGTTGGCGCTCGGGCTTATTTTCCTTGTAGGGCTCGGGGCCTCCGCCGTCATTGGAAACCGCATCATCCGTTTGCAAGTGGAGCCGGTGGAAAATGCTACAGCGACCGCAGTGGAACTGGTGAAAGGGAATTACCGTGCACGTGCTTATGAATCCGATGCCCAGGGCAGCTTGGAGTTGAATAAGACAATCAATGTACTGGCACGCAATCTGCAGGAAGTCGCGACTGTCCGCTTGATGGAGCAGGAACGGCTGAAAACCTTGATTGAGAATATGGGCAGTGCACTGATCATGATTGACCGGCAGGGGACGATTTCCCTGGTCAACAGGGCTTTTCTCGAAGAAACGGGTTTGAGCAGTGACGCGGTTCTTGGTAGTTTGTACCGTGAAATCAGTATTGCGCCCGAGCTGAAATCCTTCATTGAAACAGTATTCATGACTGAGACGCGCTCGCGCGATCAAATCGAGTTCGCCGAAGGGCTGAAAATGAAGAACTTGGATGTCTACGGCGCACCGGTCATCGGCGAACACGAGCGCTGGCTGGGTGTGGTCATCGTTTTCCATGATATTACCGAGTTGAAAAAATTGGAGCAAGTGCGCAAGGATTTCGTGGCGAATGTTTCTCATGAATTGCGTACGCCTGTCACTTCTATTAAAGGGTTCTCGGAAACTTTGCTGGATGGGGCCTATCAGGATACAGATACGTTATTGTCCTTTTTGGAAATTATCCAGACGGAAAGCAATCGCTTGGAAATGCTTATCAATGATTTGCTCAACTTGTCCAATATGGAGCGTTCCGCTTTCCACATTGAGCTGGAGCCGACAGATATGAAAGCCGTCATTGAACGGGCCGTCGAGACGGTGCACCCAAAACTGGCAGAAAAGAATATTAGCCTTGAATTGGATTTGGCACCGGTTATTGTGAACGGCGACGGGAACCGGCTCATCCAAGTCATCGTCAATTTATTGATCAATGCTTGCACTTATTCACAGGAAAACACCAAAGTGTCGCTGAAGCTTTACGCTGAAGGGGATCAGGCCATTGTAGAAGTGGAAGATCAAGGCATCGGCATCGAAGCATCCGAAATCGGCCGCTTGTTTGAGCGTTTTTACCGAGTCGACCGGGCCCGCAGCCGGAATTCTGGAGGTACCGGGCTTGGGCTTTCGATCGTCAAACACATCATCGAAGCGCATCATGGCAATGTCGAAGTGGAAAGCGAAGTCGGCGTCGGGACAACCTTTACCGTTCATTTGCCGCTTGCGGAAGAAATTTAG
- a CDS encoding response regulator transcription factor has protein sequence MPKKLLIIEDEHSIATLLSYNLVQAGYETIIANDGKQGYDLALSEKPDLIVLDLMLPSMDGVEVCKSLRQQKVNTPIIMLTAKGDEFDKVLGLELGADDYMTKPFSPREVVARIKAVLRRAETSPVIQQDGSTPYVFGKLQIFPDRFEVFLDEKQLEFTPKEFELLVYLAENKNRVLTRDQLLSAVWKYDFAGDTRIVDVHVSHLREKIEVNTRKPTYIKTIRGLGYKFEEPKSS, from the coding sequence ATGCCGAAGAAACTTTTGATCATTGAAGACGAACATTCGATTGCAACGTTGTTATCGTATAATTTGGTGCAGGCGGGGTATGAAACGATTATCGCGAATGACGGGAAACAAGGGTACGATCTTGCGCTAAGCGAAAAGCCGGATTTGATCGTGCTGGATTTGATGTTGCCGTCTATGGATGGCGTGGAAGTGTGCAAATCACTGCGCCAGCAGAAAGTGAACACACCAATCATCATGTTGACGGCAAAAGGCGACGAATTCGACAAAGTACTCGGCCTCGAACTAGGTGCAGATGATTATATGACCAAGCCGTTCAGCCCGCGTGAAGTGGTTGCCCGTATCAAGGCAGTATTGCGCCGGGCAGAAACAAGCCCTGTCATCCAGCAGGATGGGTCTACGCCTTATGTGTTCGGCAAGTTGCAAATTTTCCCAGATAGATTCGAAGTGTTTTTGGATGAAAAGCAATTGGAATTCACGCCAAAAGAGTTCGAACTGCTCGTCTATTTGGCTGAAAACAAAAATAGAGTGTTGACACGCGATCAATTATTGAGCGCCGTGTGGAAATACGATTTTGCGGGCGATACACGGATTGTCGATGTTCACGTCAGCCATTTGCGTGAAAAGATCGAAGTGAATACGCGCAAGCCGACTTACATTAAAACAATTCGGGGCTTGGGCTATAAATTCGAGGAGCCGAAAAGTTCATGA
- the mdh gene encoding malate dehydrogenase, whose protein sequence is MTFKRKKISVIGSGFTGATTAFLLAQKELGDVVIVDIPAMEDPAKGKALDMAEAAPVLNFDAHITGTSDYGDTKDSDLVIITAGVARKPGMSRDDLVQTNQKVMKSVTKEIVAHSPNATILVLTNPVDAMTYTVFKESGLPKERVIGQSGVLDSARFRSFVAEELNLSVKDITGFVLGGHGDDMVPLVRYSFAGGIPLETLIPKDRLEQIVERTRKGGAEIVNLLGNGSAYYAPAASLVEMAEAILLDQKRVLPSIAYLQGEYGMDGIYLGVPAVLGASGIEKIIEIELNEEEKQALDKSAASVKAVMDVLA, encoded by the coding sequence ATGACATTCAAACGAAAAAAGATTTCGGTAATCGGTTCTGGTTTCACTGGTGCGACGACAGCATTTTTGTTGGCGCAGAAAGAATTGGGGGATGTCGTCATCGTTGATATTCCGGCAATGGAAGATCCGGCGAAAGGCAAAGCGCTGGATATGGCGGAAGCGGCACCTGTACTGAATTTTGATGCGCATATTACAGGAACTTCGGATTACGGAGATACGAAAGATTCCGATCTCGTCATCATTACGGCCGGCGTCGCCAGAAAACCGGGCATGAGCCGCGATGATCTGGTGCAGACCAACCAGAAAGTCATGAAATCCGTTACAAAAGAAATCGTTGCCCACTCGCCAAATGCAACAATATTGGTGTTGACCAATCCAGTGGATGCGATGACGTACACTGTCTTCAAAGAATCCGGCTTGCCGAAAGAGCGTGTCATCGGCCAGTCCGGCGTGCTTGATTCGGCTCGCTTCCGCAGCTTTGTGGCTGAAGAGCTCAATCTGTCGGTCAAAGATATTACCGGATTTGTGCTCGGCGGCCACGGAGATGATATGGTGCCGCTCGTCCGCTACTCGTTCGCTGGCGGCATCCCGCTCGAAACCCTTATCCCGAAAGACCGGCTCGAGCAAATCGTCGAGCGGACGCGAAAAGGCGGCGCGGAAATCGTCAATCTTCTCGGCAATGGTTCAGCGTATTATGCGCCTGCCGCCTCGTTGGTGGAAATGGCTGAAGCAATTTTACTGGACCAAAAACGTGTCTTGCCGTCAATCGCTTATCTTCAAGGAGAATACGGCATGGACGGTATTTATCTTGGAGTACCGGCAGTGCTCGGTGCATCCGGAATCGAAAAAATCATCGAAATCGAGTTGAACGAAGAAGAAAAACAAGCGCTCGACAAGTCCGCTGCATCGGTTAAAGCAGTGATGGATGTATTAGCGTAA